One window of the Rhodococcus sovatensis genome contains the following:
- the cobT gene encoding nicotinate-nucleotide--dimethylbenzimidazole phosphoribosyltransferase → MSTPLRPVPPPSADARIQAATRQLSLTKPAGSLGRLEALGEWVAACQDRCPPAPLSRPRVVVFAGDHGVSAHGVSAYPAEVTAQMVANFVAGGAAVNALAQASGASVRVVDISVQVDTDPSVSSHKIRQSSGSIDREDALTQAEVIAAIDAGRAIADEEVDGGADLLIAGDMGIGNTTPATALIAALTDTEPVAAVGRGTGVDDAGWIRKTAAIRDAMRRARPVVKDPIALLRVAGGADIAAMAGFLAQAAHRRTPVVLDGLVVTAAALVAEESARGAREWWVAGHRSTEPAHSIALRHLRIEPLLELDMRLGEGSGAVVALNLVHAAIATLTGMSTFADAGVSTETTATSAH, encoded by the coding sequence ATTTCGACGCCCCTTCGTCCGGTGCCTCCGCCGTCCGCGGACGCGCGGATACAGGCCGCGACGCGCCAACTGTCGCTGACCAAGCCCGCCGGAAGCCTGGGTCGCCTCGAAGCGCTCGGTGAGTGGGTCGCCGCGTGCCAGGACCGGTGTCCACCCGCGCCGCTCTCCCGACCGCGCGTTGTCGTGTTCGCGGGCGACCACGGCGTCTCGGCGCATGGAGTGTCGGCGTACCCAGCAGAGGTCACCGCACAGATGGTTGCCAACTTCGTTGCAGGCGGCGCAGCCGTCAACGCGTTGGCCCAGGCGTCGGGGGCGTCGGTCCGCGTCGTCGATATCTCTGTTCAGGTGGACACCGATCCGTCGGTGAGCAGCCACAAGATCAGGCAGTCGAGCGGTTCGATCGACCGTGAAGATGCGCTCACCCAGGCCGAGGTGATTGCCGCGATCGACGCCGGTCGGGCCATTGCCGACGAGGAAGTGGACGGCGGTGCCGACCTGTTGATCGCAGGCGACATGGGCATCGGAAACACTACACCGGCGACTGCCTTGATCGCCGCTCTCACCGATACCGAGCCTGTCGCGGCGGTAGGTCGCGGCACCGGTGTCGACGATGCCGGGTGGATCCGCAAGACCGCGGCGATCCGCGACGCGATGCGACGCGCGCGTCCTGTCGTCAAAGATCCCATCGCGCTTCTCCGGGTCGCCGGAGGTGCTGACATTGCCGCAATGGCAGGTTTTCTCGCGCAGGCGGCACACCGTCGGACACCGGTCGTCCTGGACGGTCTCGTCGTGACGGCTGCAGCGCTCGTGGCCGAGGAATCAGCTCGGGGCGCGCGCGAGTGGTGGGTGGCGGGCCACCGGTCGACGGAGCCAGCTCACTCGATCGCCCTGCGTCACTTACGAATCGAGCCACTTCTCGAGCTGGACATGCGTCTAGGCGAGGGATCGGGTGCAGTGGTTGCGCTGAACCTTGTACACGCTGCGATCGCTACGCTGACCGGAATGTCGACCTTCGCCGACGCCGGAGTCAGCACCGAGACCACAGCGACGTCGGCGCACTGA
- the cobU gene encoding bifunctional adenosylcobinamide kinase/adenosylcobinamide-phosphate guanylyltransferase, with protein sequence MTLPLRTLVLGGTRSGKSAFAEALVDGSHPVRYVATGRLDPTDADWVERIDAHRRRRPSHWTTVESPANLAQALSAEIGGATIVDDVGTWLTGALDDRQAWDLPRGTITPATDALVQAVAHCTTPVVLVSPEVGWGVVPATRSGRLFQDEMGTLNRQLATVCDSVVLVVAGLPLTLKTPTLHAPTTVPDTDGPS encoded by the coding sequence GTGACACTGCCGCTACGCACACTCGTTCTCGGCGGCACACGGTCGGGTAAATCGGCGTTCGCCGAAGCGCTCGTCGATGGCTCGCATCCAGTCCGATACGTCGCAACCGGCAGACTCGACCCAACTGATGCAGATTGGGTCGAGCGCATCGACGCCCACCGGCGGCGCAGGCCGTCGCACTGGACCACCGTCGAGAGTCCGGCAAACCTGGCGCAGGCCCTGTCGGCTGAAATCGGTGGCGCCACCATCGTCGACGACGTCGGGACGTGGCTCACCGGCGCACTCGATGATCGGCAGGCCTGGGATCTGCCCCGCGGCACGATCACACCCGCCACCGATGCGCTGGTGCAGGCGGTCGCACACTGCACGACCCCGGTGGTGCTGGTCAGTCCGGAAGTCGGGTGGGGCGTGGTTCCAGCTACCCGGTCGGGCCGGTTGTTCCAGGACGAGATGGGCACCCTCAATCGACAATTGGCGACAGTGTGCGACTCGGTCGTCCTCGTGGTTGCGGGTCTGCCACTGACGTTGAAGACGCCGACGTTGCACGCACCGACAACAGTGCCCGACACCGATGGTCCATCATGA
- a CDS encoding DUF3043 domain-containing protein — MKLLRRGNSDDSDGDDSKSVESSTTNQPSSTEAVGKGRPTPKRRESEARRRGPVAPPPMTGKEARERRKANKGSKTDRKQASAERRAASADRRARMLAGEDKYLLPRDKGPVRAFARDLVDARRNLVGLFMPLALLLIFALFLSPAVQAFVTLAMFVMMLFMVIEGIFIGRQINNRVRERFPDTADGGFKLGWYAFVRASQLRKMRAPKPRVDRGAAV, encoded by the coding sequence GTGAAGTTGCTACGCCGCGGAAACTCTGACGATTCGGACGGAGACGATTCGAAGTCGGTCGAGTCGTCCACCACGAACCAGCCCTCGTCCACCGAGGCCGTCGGCAAGGGTCGGCCCACGCCCAAGCGCCGTGAGTCCGAGGCCCGACGGCGTGGCCCAGTTGCGCCGCCGCCGATGACGGGCAAGGAAGCCCGCGAGCGACGAAAGGCCAACAAGGGGTCCAAGACGGACCGTAAGCAGGCCTCCGCCGAACGTCGAGCTGCGTCGGCCGACCGCCGCGCGCGCATGCTCGCGGGCGAAGACAAGTATCTTCTCCCCCGCGACAAGGGCCCAGTCCGCGCGTTCGCACGTGATCTCGTCGATGCTCGACGCAACCTCGTCGGCTTGTTCATGCCGTTGGCGCTGCTGTTGATCTTCGCTCTGTTCCTCAGTCCTGCAGTGCAGGCATTCGTCACGCTCGCGATGTTCGTCATGATGCTGTTCATGGTCATCGAGGGCATCTTCATCGGCCGGCAGATCAACAATCGCGTCCGCGAGCGGTTCCCGGACACGGCCGACGGTGGCTTCAAACTCGGTTGGTACGCGTTCGTGCGTGCTTCGCAGTTGCGCAAGATGCGTGCACCGAAGCCCCGCGTCGACCGCGGTGCCGCGGTCTGA